In Fusarium falciforme chromosome 9, complete sequence, the following are encoded in one genomic region:
- a CDS encoding PKS-ER domain-containing protein encodes MKAWRFHTAVRGAEKHMKLEDVTLPNSFRSLPPQSSLIKVDIVSLNPVDIKFAETPLVGQYLHPMPAIPGLDGVGHVVKTTDSTLHVGQLVMFRLLEKQSEGALAEYVLVPSEGCVPVPSGVSPAQAATVGTCGVTACQAIAPFVSKYDSLKPEVKEPFKVFINGGSGGTGTFQIQIAKALGCFVVTSCSTPNVDLCRSLGADEVIDYRLGPVEDALQEIVQSGRSSLFDLVVDNVDLPWHLYKAATRYLKPEGTYVQIGGDVSWQGIKELFYIKLLPTSLGGGSRRWEFLAMKTSREDAGRVLGWMQEGKIRIPVEEEFGFHEVPDAYKRLKAGRTRGKIIVHVSNSK; translated from the coding sequence ATGAAGGCATGGAGATTTCACACAGCTGTCAGGGGAGCTGAGAAGCACATGAAACTCGAAGACGTGACTCTTCCCAACTCTTTTCGCTCACTCCCGCCGCAATCATCTCTCATCAAGGTTGACATTGTCAGCCTTAACCCCGTCGACATCAAGTTTGCCGAGACTCCTTTGGTTGGCCAGTACCTGCATCCCATGCCTGCTATTCCAGGCCTTGACGGCGTCGGCCATGTGGTCAAAACGACAGACAGCACTCTGCACGTGGGCCAGCTTGTCATGTTTCGCCTGCTGGAAAAACAGTCCGAAGGCGCGTTGGCTGAGTATGTGCTTGTGCCGAGTGAGGGCTGTGTGCCAGTTCCGAGCGGCGTATCACCAGCCCAAGCCGCGACCGTGGGCACTTGTGGCGTAACGGCATGTCAGGCCATTGCCCCTTTTGTCTCAAAGTACGATTCTCTAAAGCCTGAGGTAAAAGAGCCTTTCAAAGTTTTCATCAATGGTGGCTCGGGAGGCACGGGGACATTTCAGATACAAATCGCCAAGGCACTCGGCTGTTTCGTCGTCACATCTTGTTCAACCCCCAATGTCGATCTTTGCAGATCTCTTGGGGCGGATGAGGTCATTGACTACCGCCTGGGACCTGTCGAGGATGCACTTCAAGAAATAGTTCAAAGTGGAAGGAGTTCACTGTTCGACCTCGTTGTTGACAACGTTGATCTACCTTGGCATCTCTACAAAGCAGCAACCCGCTACCTGAAGCCTGAGGGAACCTATGTCCAAATAGGCGGCGATGTTAGCTGGCAAGGCATAAAAGAGCTGTTTTACATCAAACTACTGCCAACTTCCTTGGGCGGTGGATCAAGGCGGTGGGAATTCTTGGCCATGAAGACCAGCCGCGAGGATGCTGGGCGTGTGCTTGGCTGGATGCAAGAAGGAAAGATTCGAATACCTGTGGAGGAAGAGTTTGGCTTCCATGAGGTACCGGATGCGTATAAAAGACTCAAGGCTGGAAGGACTAGAGGAAAGATCATAGTACACGTTTCGAATAGCAAATGA
- a CDS encoding Oxidored-FMN domain-containing protein translates to MGSTAAPSADSRLFQPLRLGHAQLEHRIALAPLTRYRNDHSHVAKPFVERYYSERASTPGTLIISEATGVSMQDTGERQGPSFVTDEQVAAWKKVIAGVHANKGVWFQQIWAQGRAADPEYQKERGFKYRSSSAVPMSPGAEVPEAITEEEVQVLIQDFVATAKRVIAAGGDGVEIHGAHGYLLDQFISDSVNQRTDKWGGSIENRARLLLEVVKSVAAEIGPERVAVRLSPYASFQGAESSDIEAQYTYIVKELKKIGPLAYLSLVEARGDPAKLLVASAEDAAENRTLDFILNIWDNLSPVVVAGNYSPTSAVDAVDGYYKKWDVIVAFGRAFLATPDLVWRIKNGIPLNKYHRQSFYIKGSEIGYNDYPFSQEYVDARRAWAIKSMEAASK, encoded by the coding sequence ATGGgctcaacagcagcaccCTCTGCCGACAGCAGGCTCTTCCAGCCTCTCCGACTTGGCCACGCCCAGCTTGAACATCGCATTGCGTTGGCCCCTCTTACTCGCTACCGTAACGACCACAGCCATGTCGCTAAGCCCTTTGTGGAGCGATATTACTCTGAGCGAGCTTCTACTCCAGGCACCTTGATCATCTCAGAGGCTACAGGAGTCTCTATGCAAGACACTGGCGAGCGACAAGGTCCATCTTTCGTCACCGATGAGCAGGTCGCTGCTTGGAAGAAGGTTATTGCTGGTGTCCATGCCAACAAGGGCGTTTGGTTCCAGCAGATCTGGgctcaaggccgagctgCCGACCCAGAGTACCAGAAGGAGCGAGGCTTCAAGTATCGATCTTCGAGCGCAGTGCCAATGAGCCCTGGTGCTGAAGTTCCTGAGGCAATTACAGAGGAGGAGGTACAGGTTCTTATTCAGGACTTTGTTGCAACTGCAAAGCGGGTCATCGCTGCTGGAGGCGATGGTGTCGAGATTCACGGTGCCCATGGTTATCTGCTGGACCAGTTCATCTCAGACTCGGTGAACCAGCGTACTGACAAGTGGGGAGGTTCTATCGAGAACCGTGCTCGActgcttctcgaggtcgTTAAGTCTGTTGCAGCAGAAATTGGTCCTGAGCGCGTGGCCGTTCGACTTTCGCCTTATGCTTCGTTCCAGGGAGCGGAATCTTCCGACATCGAGGCTCAGTACACCTACATCGTCAAGGAACTAAAGAAGATTGGGCCTCTGGCCTATTTGTCTCTGGTCGAAGCCCGTGGAGACCCAGCGAAGCTACTGGTTGCCAGCGCGGAGGATGCTGCGGAGAACCGAACCCTCGACTTTATCCTCAACATCTGGGACAACCTCTCGCCTGTCGTTGTTGCAGGCAACTACTCTCCAACTTCAGCTGTTGACGCTGTTGACGGATACTACAAGAAGTGGGACGTCATCGTGGCCTTTGGTCGAGCCTTTTTGGCAACCCCCGACCTGGTCTGGCGAATCAAGAATGGCATCCCCCTGAACAAGTATCATCGACAGTCTTTCTACATCAAGGGCTCTGAGATTGGTTACAACGACTATCCCTTTTCTCAGGAGTACGTTGATGCCCGACGGGCTTGGGCGATTAAGTCCATGGAGGCGGCCTCAAAGTAA